The following are from one region of the Dreissena polymorpha isolate Duluth1 chromosome 2, UMN_Dpol_1.0, whole genome shotgun sequence genome:
- the LOC127867657 gene encoding acidic proline-rich protein PRP25-like — protein MADAHNFNYGWQNTPPGVTGQPQSSAGSTGSAPPFQGSMIKNPQPVANGPNVGQPPQMFQPPPPGVNGMPTASALNQFPQRPPGPGIGFFNGTNAPPSGQLNPPPRAGMPGIQGLPQFRPTVPLQQRPPPPASQSGPMGSPSLGPRPPVPSAFQPPVGSFSQPVSRPQELPDRPNELPVPFHGHGQYSHQIGMTLTPGLTPSNSGQQF, from the exons ATGGCAGATGCTCACAATTTCAACTACGGCTGGCAAAATACACCTCCCGGAGTAACAGGTCAACCGCAGAGCTCAGCAG GTTCAACAGGTTCCGCACCTCCTTTTCAAGGCAGCATGATTAAGAATCCACAACCTGTGGCAAATGGTCCTAATGTGGGTCAGCCGCCGCAGATGTTCCAACCACCACCACCAGGTGTAAATGGCATGCCAACAGCATCAGCACTAAACCAGTTCCCTCAACGACCTCCAGGGCCAGGAATTGGATTTTTTAATGGCACAAATGCTCCTCCGTCTGGACAGCTTAACCCACCACCACGGGCAGGGATGCCAGGAATTCAGGGACTGCCCCAGTTTCGACCCACTGTACCTTTGCAACAGAGACCACCACCTCCTGCAAGCCAGTCTGGCCCCATGGGATCTCCTAGTTTGGGGCCCCGCCCACCAGTGCCGTCAGCCTTTCAGCCCCCCGTGGGATCATTTTCTCAACCTGTGTCTCGGCCTCAAG AGCTCCCAGACAGACCCAATGAATTGCCTGTACCATTTCATGGTCATGGCCAGTATAGCCACCAGATTGGCATGACCCTAACACCTGGATTAACACCCTCCAACTCAGGTCAGCAGTTTTGA
- the LOC127867656 gene encoding uncharacterized protein LOC127867656, whose product MHFSVQLLLVLLSGCSSCVFGIAFPSLLAPSSETNYCCLPPNWEALMYFDFGTVYIDQSTSLVYVNGTLKAAYSVSKKKAVFKLTGIEQNPSLPYPLPYDAVMLYDFENETAYFVSGGECQKNAMESNITLQCIPRLAKQLLSGVFGTGPVIRHIHTFQFTQEYDTPWQITATVYTNDIIPIEPRECGLITVSSFASAFNFNSGILYTLNVMDMGEIKTPGIFDVPKDCH is encoded by the exons aTGCATTTTTCGGTACAATTACTACTCGTTCTTTTGTCTGGATGCAGCTCTTGTGTTTTCGGAATAGCGTTTCCTTCTCTCTTGGCCCCATCATCGGAGACGAATTACTGCTGCCTGCCACCTAACTGGGAAGCTCTTATGTACTTTGACTTTGGAACGGTATATATTGATCAG AGCACTTCCTTAGTGTACGTTAACGGGACATTGAAAGCAGCGTATAGCGTCTCGAAGAAGAAAGCCGTCTTCAAGTTGACAGGGATAGAGCAGAATCCGTCTTTACCCTACCCATTGCCATATGATGCCGTAATGCTGTACGATTTTGAAAAT GAAACCGCTTATTTCGTTAGCGGCGGCGAGTGTCAGAAAAATGCGATGGAAAGCAACATCACCCTGCAGTGTATACCAC GGTTGGCGAAGCAGTTGTTGTCTGGTGTGTTCGGAACGGGGCCGGTGATTCGTCACATACATACGTTCCAGTTCACACAGGAGTACGACACTCCTTGGCAGATCACAGCCACCGTCTACACAAACG ACATCATCCCAATAGAGCCGCGTGAGTGTGGTCTGATCACCGTGTCCTCCTTTGCCTCTGCGTTCAACTTCAACAGCGGTATCTTGTACACGCTCAACGTCATGGACATGGGCGAAATAAAAACGCCGGGTATATTTGATGTACCAAAAGATTGTCATTGA